TAAGCGCCAGCACGAAGTCGGCGCCCGCATCGCGCACGGCGGTGGTGACGGCGGCGGTGCAGGTGTTTGCATCGGCCGTGACCGTGGCGCCGCGAACGTCGAGTATTTGCAGCAGTTCCAGGGCCGCCTCGACCTCGCCACCGGCGCCCTTGACGGCCTTCTGCCCGAGGAGCAGCCGCTGCTCGGTGGCCCAGACCTGCATCAGGTGGAAGGCACCACCGCTCCCGGCCGAGCGTGCCAACGCGCCGCGCAGCGTCTTGCCGTCCATGGCGATGGTCTGTCCTTGGAGGTTGTCGAGAAAGGGCTTGAGCCAGCGCCGGAACGCCTCCTGGAAGGCCTGCGGATCGAGCGCCTCGAAGACCCGACGGAAGGTGTCGGCGCTCGGGGTGCCCCCCTCGAGGTCGAGGAAGGTCTCGAAGAAGTCGGCGCGCTCCTTGGCGAACGTCTCGAGCGCCTCCCAACCATCGGCGCCGCAGATCGCCCCCAACAACCCCATCGTCAACACGTTGACCAGTGGATGAGCACGTGTTCGAGCCACACGTGGATCCGGAATCTCGGCGAAGACAGCGACCAACGAATCGAGCCCGCGCGACTTGGGGTAGTGTGCCATCCTCGCAATCGATCATGAAACGACACGCCCGTCGATCACCTCCTGCAAGTGATCGAAATGGATCGCGTTTAGATGCGCTCACCCTGGGCGACTACGTGAGCGTTTACGACATCCAGCGCGCCGTACAGGACGGAGCCACGGTGCCCATCTACTACGAGAGCCGCCTGGCCAAGCTCGAGCTCAAAGACGAAGAGCTTCCGGCGCTCGACGCGGACTTTGAGGAGGCCACCGAGGGCGAGGAACTCGAAGGCAAGGAGAAGCTCAAAACCAAGTGGTCTGCTCTCGAAGCGCTGGTCGGTACCGAGCGTCGCATGTCGCTCGTGGCAGAAGACCTGGTTCAACACTTCGAGCGACGCCTCGAGGCCATGGACGGCAAGGCCATGGCGGTGTGCATGAGCCGGCGCATCTGCGTCGATCTCTACCGCGCCATTGTGGCACTCCGGCCCGAGTGGCACGATGAGGACGACACCAAAGGCGGCATCAAGGTGGTGATGACCGGCTCGGCATCTGACCCCGTCGATTGGCAACCGCACGTCCGCAACAAGCCTCGACGCGAAGCCCTCGCCAAGCGATTCAAGGATCCAGCCGACGAACTCAAACTCGTCATCGTCCGCGACATGTGGCTGACCGGATTTGACGCACCCTGCATGCACTCGATGTACGTTGACAAGCCGATGCGAGGGCACGGACTGATGCAGGCCATCGCGCGGGTCAACCGCGTGTTCCACGACAAGCCTGGTGGCCTCATAGTCGACTACTTGGGTCTTGCCGATCAACTAAAACGAGCTCTGCACACCTACACGGAGAGTGGCGGTCACGGGGACACGGCCGTCGACCAGGAAGAAGCCGTGGCGCTCATGCTCGAAAAGCACGAGGTCTGCTGCGGCCTGTTCCACGGTTTCGACTGGGGCGCGTGGACGACCGGGACGTCTGCTCAGCGGCTATCGCTCCTGCCCGCCGCCCAGGAGCACATCCTTGAGCAAGAAGGCGGCAAGGACCGTATCCTCCAGATCGTGACCGAGCTATCCAAGGCCTTCGCGCTGGCGGTGCCCCACGACGAATCGATCCGCATCCGCGACGATGTCGGCTTCTTCCAAGCCGTGCGCACAGCCATCGCCAAGACAGTGACCGGTGACCGGAGAGCCTCGGGTGATCTCGACCTCGCCATCCGGCAGATCGTCTCCAAGGCCGTCGCCTCCGACCAGGTCATCGACATCTTCGCGGCCGCGGGCCTCAAGAACCCCGACATCTCAATCCTTTCGGACCAATTCCTGTCCGAAGTCCGCGGCATGCGACACAAGAACCTCGCTGTTGAGCTTCTGCGCAAGCTCCTCAACGACGAGGTGAAGGCGCGCTCGCGCCACAACCTCGTGCAGTCGCGGTCGTTTGCCGAGCTGCTCGAGAAGTCGATCCGACGCTACCAGAACCGCGCCATCGAGGCGGCACAGATCATCGAAGAGCTGATCGAGCTGGCAAGGGAGATGCGCGAAGCAGGCCGCCGCGGCGAGAAACTCAAACTCAGCGACGATGAACTCGCCTTCTACGATGCCCTGGAGGTAAACGACAGCGCGGTCAAGGTGCTCGGAGACGACACCCTCAAGACCATCGCCCGTGAGCTGGTGGAGACTGTCCGCCGCAATGTCACCATCGACTGGACTGTGAAGGAATCCGTCCGTGCCAAGCTCCGCGTCATCGTCAAGCGCATTCTCCGCAAGTATGGCTATCCGCCCGACAAGCAAGAGTCCGCGACCAACACCGTTCTGCAACAAGCCGAGCTGCTGTCGGACTTCTGGACGGAGGCGAGAGCGTGAGCATTCTTAGCGGCCTGGGTATATCGCGCGCGAAACAGAGGGTGCGCGTGGTCGAACGTCGCTTGGGTGTTGCCCAATGATCGCCCGCTGGCTCTATCCCAACCTTGATCTCCTCACGCAGGAGTATGTACTTGTCCAGGCGTGGAAGAAGACCGCAGCGCACATCCGCAGGCACAATTGGTATTCGGACACCCTCGCTCTTGACCGAGCGACTGTAAATCTGCCGCATTTTCTGGCGGCGCTTGCTGAACGACTGCAGGCACCGAGCCAATGGAACAGCGCTCCGCTCCGAATTGTCCCTGCGCCAAAGGGGCAGCGATGGGTCGTCGATCGTCGCAGGAAGCAGTGGCGACCCATCGAGAAGGGAGCAACCGCCGCAAAGCTGCGACCACTGGCACACGTCGACTTGGCAGACCAGGTTGCTGCGTCTGCCATCATGCTGTGTTTGGCAGACCGGATTGAGACGCTGCAAGGCGATCCTCGCAAGCCGCTCTCTGCTGTTGATGCGCGCAAGAGCATTGTCTCCCATGCGTGATCAGTTAAGCGAAGCGTGGGCAACACGGAGCCGTTTGGGCTGACCTGGGGAGATGCGCCAACCGCGCATTTGGTCGAGGACGGAGGGGCGGCGCCGCCAGTTGGGGTCGGTCTCGCCGTTGAATAGCTCGGCGAGGCGACGCCACTCGAGGTCGGCCTCGCGGCCGGAGAGCTCAAAGGCCCGGCCAATGGCAAAGGCGGCGACGGCGACCATACGCGCGAGGGCTTGTGGATGCAGCGGCGGCTTCGTCCGCTCGGCCCTGCCGCGAGGAGAGCGCCTCCGGCGGCGGTGATGGTGCGCAAGCATGCAAACGATGACCGAAGCGACCATCGCGGCGTGCACCAGGGCACGCACCGCAGGGAGCCTGTCTTGGCGCCGATGTCGTCCAGGCGCAAACAGGACTTGTCGAGCTTGTTGTCGAGTTCGATCTCCCAGCGCACCCGATAGAGGTCGGCGACAGCACGTGGCGCAACGTCGGGAGCGAGGTTGGTTAGATAGAAGCAGTAGCCCTTTGGGGTCGAGACGCCCACCAGCCGTGCACCGACCACGCGCGACCCATGGCCGAGCTCGACGTCGGCGTCGATTACCTTGCCGTCGAGCTTGAGCACCTCGCGTTGCAGCAGGAGGTCGAGGTCTGTTCCGGGCGCAAACGTGCGGCTGACGCTGCCACGCGCGACGTGCAACACCTTCGGCTTCCAATTCTCTTTCAGCCGCAGCACATACGAGACGCCGTAGCGGTCGCAGCTCGACAACAGCTTCAGCGAAGCATAGCCCAGGTCCACCAACAGCCCGAGGCCACGCCAGCTCTCGTCGAGCTTTAGATGCGGCGCGTCGGTATGGACCGGCCCCGCCGGTAGACCGGCCCGCCCGCCGATGCTGCGGCGTCTTCAGCAACCCGGGTGCGGCGTCCCCGGGTGCGGCGGCGTCAACCCGGGTGCGGCGTCCCCGCGGCGTCCCCGCGGGGTGCGGCGTCCCCGCGCGGGTGCGGCGTCCCCGGCGTCCCGGTG
The nucleotide sequence above comes from Pseudomonadota bacterium. Encoded proteins:
- a CDS encoding DUF3387 domain-containing protein is translated as MKRHARRSPPASDRNGSRLDALTLGDYVSVYDIQRAVQDGATVPIYYESRLAKLELKDEELPALDADFEEATEGEELEGKEKLKTKWSALEALVGTERRMSLVAEDLVQHFERRLEAMDGKAMAVCMSRRICVDLYRAIVALRPEWHDEDDTKGGIKVVMTGSASDPVDWQPHVRNKPRREALAKRFKDPADELKLVIVRDMWLTGFDAPCMHSMYVDKPMRGHGLMQAIARVNRVFHDKPGGLIVDYLGLADQLKRALHTYTESGGHGDTAVDQEEAVALMLEKHEVCCGLFHGFDWGAWTTGTSAQRLSLLPAAQEHILEQEGGKDRILQIVTELSKAFALAVPHDESIRIRDDVGFFQAVRTAIAKTVTGDRRASGDLDLAIRQIVSKAVASDQVIDIFAAAGLKNPDISILSDQFLSEVRGMRHKNLAVELLRKLLNDEVKARSRHNLVQSRSFAELLEKSIRRYQNRAIEAAQIIEELIELAREMREAGRRGEKLKLSDDELAFYDALEVNDSAVKVLGDDTLKTIARELVETVRRNVTIDWTVKESVRAKLRVIVKRILRKYGYPPDKQESATNTVLQQAELLSDFWTEARA
- a CDS encoding transposase, with amino-acid sequence MDLGYASLKLLSSCDRYGVSYVLRLKENWKPKVLHVARGSVSRTFAPGTDLDLLLQREVLKLDGKVIDADVELGHGSRVVGARLVGVSTPKGYCFYLTNLAPDVAPRAVADLYRVRWEIELDNKLDKSCLRLDDIGAKTGSLRCVPWCTPRWSLRSSFACLRTITAAGGALLAAGPSGRSRRCIHKPSRVWSPSPPLPLAGPLSSPAARPTSSGVASPSYSTARPTPTGGAAPPSSTKCAVGASPQVSPNGSVLPTLRLTDHAWETMLLRASTAESGLRGSPCSVSIRSAKHSMMADAATWSAKSTCASGRSFAAVAPFSMGRHCFLRRSTTHRCPFGAGTIRSGALFHWLGACSRSASAARKCGRFTVARSRARVSEYQLCLRMCAAVFFHAWTSTYSCVRRSRLG
- a CDS encoding ISAs1 family transposase, with product MVAVFAEIPDPRVARTRAHPLVNVLTMGLLGAICGADGWEALETFAKERADFFETFLDLEGGTPSADTFRRVFEALDPQAFQEAFRRWLKPFLDNLQGQTIAMDGKTLRGALARSAGSGGAFHLMQVWATEQRLLLGQKAVKGAGGEVEAALELLQILDVRGATVTADANTCTAAVTTAVRDAGADFVLALKGNRSALHKHVQQRFADAAERNFRGIKQCRSRDDAHGRVEYRWVRAMPIGDLPSRIRAPWTDLRTIVLVERVRATSKALSLESSYYITSHDANPKLLAQRIRDHWKIENQLHHCLDISFAEDNRRIHHENGAQNFALIARHALSMIKREPSVMSVAMKRRRAAWSRSYVFDILAAGFPEV